Proteins encoded in a region of the Paramagnetospirillum magneticum AMB-1 genome:
- a CDS encoding DUF1285 domain-containing protein, which translates to MLRSGRLNQPLTESPPDVDYPGELPEYCGDLGIRIDRQGRWFYHGSPINRKEMVCLFASVLYRSKDGGYLLITPGEMGRIEVEDVPFLAVEMFTCGGGRDMVVSFRTNMDEMVTVDADHPLRIAEGEGSGEPSPYVTVRNGIEARLTRSVYYELVAQGWEEDREGEAVYGLWSSGSFFPLGRLDLPD; encoded by the coding sequence CCGATTGAACCAGCCTTTGACCGAATCCCCCCCGGATGTGGATTACCCGGGCGAACTGCCCGAGTATTGCGGTGATCTCGGTATCCGCATCGACCGGCAGGGACGTTGGTTCTACCATGGCTCGCCGATCAACCGCAAAGAGATGGTCTGCCTGTTCGCCTCGGTGCTGTACCGGTCCAAGGACGGCGGCTATCTGCTGATCACACCGGGCGAAATGGGCCGCATCGAGGTGGAGGATGTTCCCTTCCTGGCGGTCGAGATGTTCACCTGCGGTGGCGGCCGCGACATGGTGGTCAGCTTTCGCACCAATATGGACGAGATGGTCACCGTCGACGCCGACCATCCGTTGAGAATTGCCGAAGGGGAGGGCTCGGGGGAGCCGTCGCCCTACGTCACCGTGCGGAACGGGATCGAGGCGCGCCTCACCCGCTCCGTCTATTACGAACTGGTCGCTCAAGGGTGGGAGGAGGACCGGGAGGGAGAAGCGGTTTACGGCCTATGGAGCAGCGGGAGCTTTTTTCCATTGGGGAGGCTGGACCTTCCCGACTGA